From a single Salmo salar chromosome ssa22, Ssal_v3.1, whole genome shotgun sequence genomic region:
- the LOC106583163 gene encoding uncharacterized protein, translating into MKRINARGIEETYFWGTQKTLNTLRDMEGLPCYKNIQKDIPQLTDIEFHISSLAHVTTKSGLDGILDSGGFKGGEKSLLWWGLAIDHDDIRAAEDRYLEKLFPDRTPEQRQMQQPFLSKFTTSPAFRKASRYGNFRFTFSLSDLLMMYRQQICGGEEPVLRVYGTTVYKQEIMYTVLVHSPGVQELEKYPALNNGGEDVFKYQEGTMDWHAQAVSETHDFQPVIHRPQVVEVEPFDCLYEYDKWFVWDHVTLAFHLPEGQTLQVDREKLIENLTACEAVDPFLGVRCVSNSYNCACNCCCLHRSEAEYIVEQKRRDKQSDSNNSTS; encoded by the coding sequence ATGAAGCGTATAAATGCCAGAGGGATAGAGGAGACCTATTTTTGGGGAACACAAAAGACTCTAAACACACTGAGAGACATGGAAGGCCTCCCTTGTTACAAGAATATTCAGAAAGACATCCCACAGCTCACTGATATTGAGTTTCACATATCCAGTTTGGCCCATGTCACCACAAAGTCTGGTCTTGATGGAATCTTGGATTCAGGTGGATTTAAGGGCGGAGAGAAGAGTCTCCTGTGGTGGGGTCTAGCCATAGACCATGATGATATCAGAGCAGCAGAAGACCGTTACCTGGAGAAGCTCTTCCCTGACAGAACACCTGAGCAGAGGCAGATGCAGCAACCCTTCCTCAGCAAGTTCACCACCTCACCTGCCTTCAGGAAGGCATCACGTTATGGGAACTTCAGGTTCACTTTCAGTCTGTCTGATCTCCTGATGATGTACAGACAGCAGATCTGTGGTGGAGAAGAGCCTGTCCTGAGAGTCTATGGAACTACTGTCTACAAACAAGAGATCATGTACACAGTGCTTGTTCACAGTCCAGGTGTACAGGAATTGGAGAAGTACCCAGCTCTTAATAATGGTGGAGAAGATGTTTTTAAATACCAAGAGGGGACCATGGACTGGCATGCACAAGCAGTGTCTGAAACCCATGACTTTCAGCCGGTAATTCATAGGCCACAGGTGGTTGAAGTGGAACCTTTTGATTGTTTGTATGAATATGACAAGTGGTTTGTTTGGGACCATGTGACCCTGGCGTTCCACCTGCCAGAAGGTCAGACCCTACAAGTTGATAGAGAAAAACTGATCGAAAACCTCACTGCTTGTGAGGCTGTTGATCCATTTCTTGGGGTAAGGTGTGTCTCCAACAGCTACAACTGTGCATGTAATTGTTGTTGTCTACACCGCTCAGAAGCTGAATACATTGTGGAGCAGAAAAGAAGAGACAAGCAATCAGACAGCAACAACAGTACCTCATAG